The Zonotrichia albicollis isolate bZonAlb1 chromosome 9, bZonAlb1.hap1, whole genome shotgun sequence genome has a window encoding:
- the PFN2 gene encoding profilin-2 isoform X1 has translation MAGWQSYVDNLMCDGCCQEAAIVGYCDAKYVWAATAGGIFQSITPGEIDMVVGKDREGFFTNGLTLGAKKCSVIRDSLYVDGDCTMDIRTKSQGGEPTYNVAVGRAGRVLVFVMGKEGVHGGGLNKKAYSMAKYLRDSGF, from the exons ATGGCCGGCTGGCAGAGCTACGTGGACAACCTGATGTGCGatggctgctgccaggaggCCGCCATTGTGGGCTACTGCGACGCCAAGTACGTCTGGGCAGCCACGGCCGGCGGCATCTTCCAGAGCATCACG CCAGGAGAAATAGATATGGTTGTAGGAAAAGACCGAGAGGGTTTCTTCACCAATGGTCTGACCCTTGGTGCAAAGAAGTGCTCTGTGATCAGAGATAGCCTGTATGTTGATGGTGACTGCACAATGGACATCAGGACAAAGAGTCAAGGTGGTGAGCCGACATATAATGTTGCTGTAGGCAGAGCTGGACGAG tcTTGGTCTTTGTAATGGGCAAAGAAGGGGTCCATGGAGGCGGATTGAATAAGAAGGCATACTCAATGGCAAAATACTTGAGAGACTCTGGGTTCTAG
- the PFN2 gene encoding profilin-2 isoform X2 — translation MAGWQSYVDNLMCDGCCQEAAIVGYCDAKYVWAATAGGIFQSITPGEIDMVVGKDREGFFTNGLTLGAKKCSVIRDSLYVDGDCTMDIRTKSQGGEPTYNVAVGRAGRALVIVMGKEGVHGGTLNKKAYELALYLRRSDV, via the exons ATGGCCGGCTGGCAGAGCTACGTGGACAACCTGATGTGCGatggctgctgccaggaggCCGCCATTGTGGGCTACTGCGACGCCAAGTACGTCTGGGCAGCCACGGCCGGCGGCATCTTCCAGAGCATCACG CCAGGAGAAATAGATATGGTTGTAGGAAAAGACCGAGAGGGTTTCTTCACCAATGGTCTGACCCTTGGTGCAAAGAAGTGCTCTGTGATCAGAGATAGCCTGTATGTTGATGGTGACTGCACAATGGACATCAGGACAAAGAGTCAAGGTGGTGAGCCGACATATAATGTTGCTGTAGGCAGAGCTGGACGAG CATTGGTTATAGTCATGGGAAAGGAAGGTGTCCATGGTGGGACACTCAACAAGAAAGCATATGAACTGGCTTTATACCTGAGGAGGTCTGATGTCTGA